Proteins co-encoded in one Luteolibacter sp. Y139 genomic window:
- a CDS encoding POT family MFS transporter produces MSYRTAALDTDRMPPGIPFIIGNEAAERFSFYGMRTILVVFMTKYLWLMDQQAGTAMSQAEAVEHYHSFTGWVYFTPLIGALLADIFLGKYRTIILLSLVYCLGHATLAFMGHAGNSGWWLFAGLMLICIGSGGIKPCVSAHVGDQFGPKNSHLLSRIYNWFYFSINLGSTVSTILTPWLLEWYGPHWAFGVPGVLMAIATVMFWMGRNRFVHIPPSGSGFVKDFFSREGLVALAKLIPLFVFIAFFWALYDQTGSSWVFQAEQMDRKFLGITWLESQVQAINPILILTFIPLFTFVLYPVMDRVFKLTPLRKIGIGFFLMVATFGLSTLSQSWIDSGKFPSIGWQFLAFVLITASEIMVSIVGLEFAYTQAPKSMKSLIMSLYLLSVWLGNIFTAQINHYIQIPSAAEEQLAVAVASLEKDWQKDPRNVVLPGFSASDDSDNMVAHLKGGAIEKLDLPGNESFTAAAAVIEAAARKNNDQLPEADKLGADLGKDIFGSPIRYEIIDSTHFRLISDGADHKPGSKWNMGLTVTVQKPEPPGSGESWLEKRKAQLGIATVNTSTETRYSASAFCGGQTKLEGAAYFRFFTWLMLGAAVVYVPFALAYRPRTYLHD; encoded by the coding sequence AAGCCGTCGAGCACTATCACTCGTTCACCGGCTGGGTCTACTTCACGCCACTCATCGGCGCGTTGCTCGCGGACATTTTCCTCGGGAAGTACCGCACCATCATTCTCCTCTCGCTCGTCTACTGCCTCGGCCACGCGACGCTCGCCTTCATGGGCCACGCCGGCAATTCCGGTTGGTGGCTGTTCGCAGGGCTGATGCTCATCTGCATCGGCTCCGGCGGCATCAAGCCCTGCGTGTCCGCCCACGTCGGCGACCAATTCGGCCCCAAGAATTCCCACCTGCTGAGCCGCATCTACAATTGGTTCTATTTCTCCATCAATCTCGGCTCCACCGTCTCCACCATCCTGACCCCATGGCTGCTGGAGTGGTATGGCCCGCACTGGGCCTTCGGCGTGCCCGGCGTGCTGATGGCCATCGCCACGGTCATGTTCTGGATGGGACGCAACCGCTTTGTCCACATCCCGCCGTCGGGCTCCGGCTTCGTGAAGGACTTCTTCTCGCGCGAAGGTCTCGTCGCTCTCGCCAAATTGATCCCGCTCTTCGTCTTCATCGCCTTCTTTTGGGCGCTCTACGACCAGACCGGCTCGTCATGGGTCTTCCAGGCGGAGCAGATGGACCGCAAGTTCCTCGGCATCACGTGGCTTGAGTCGCAGGTCCAGGCGATCAACCCCATCCTGATCCTCACCTTCATCCCCCTCTTCACCTTCGTCCTCTATCCGGTCATGGACCGGGTCTTCAAGCTGACCCCCCTCCGCAAGATCGGCATCGGCTTCTTCCTGATGGTCGCCACCTTCGGCCTCTCCACACTCAGCCAATCGTGGATCGACTCCGGTAAATTCCCCTCCATCGGCTGGCAGTTCCTCGCCTTCGTCCTGATCACCGCCTCGGAAATCATGGTGTCGATCGTCGGCCTCGAGTTCGCCTACACCCAGGCGCCGAAGAGCATGAAGTCGCTGATCATGTCGCTCTACCTGCTCTCGGTATGGCTCGGCAACATCTTCACCGCCCAGATCAACCACTACATCCAGATCCCCAGCGCCGCGGAAGAGCAGCTCGCCGTCGCCGTGGCCTCCTTGGAGAAGGACTGGCAGAAAGACCCTCGCAATGTCGTGCTACCGGGTTTTTCCGCCAGTGATGACTCCGACAACATGGTCGCCCATCTGAAAGGCGGCGCCATTGAGAAGCTCGACCTCCCCGGCAATGAATCATTCACCGCCGCAGCCGCGGTGATCGAAGCCGCAGCCCGGAAGAACAACGACCAACTCCCCGAAGCGGACAAACTCGGCGCGGATCTCGGCAAGGACATCTTCGGCAGTCCCATCCGCTACGAGATCATCGACTCGACCCATTTCCGCCTGATCAGCGACGGCGCGGACCACAAGCCCGGCTCCAAATGGAACATGGGCCTCACGGTCACCGTCCAAAAGCCCGAGCCTCCCGGCAGCGGCGAGAGCTGGCTCGAAAAGCGCAAGGCGCAGTTGGGCATCGCCACCGTCAACACCAGCACCGAGACCCGCTACTCCGCTTCCGCATTCTGCGGCGGCCAGACCAAACTCGAGGGCGCGGCCTACTTCCGCTTCTTCACTTGGCTCATGCTCGGAGCCGCCGTGGTTTACGTCCCCTTCGCCTTGGCCTATCGCCCGCGGACTTACCTGCACGATTGA
- a CDS encoding TatD family hydrolase → MLTDSHCHLASHRFDPAEVPDLIARAKANGVNRLVSLVTGLDDLDANLAIAAAHPEVSICIGFHPCEVHEAPDDGIDRLRAHASDPRVCGIGETGLDYYHPAPEGWTEENFRERQRIFLDAHFQLAAEAGLNVVIHTRDTKGDASFQDALAIYRRHSSKVRAVFHCFIGPEASAREVIALGGLVSFGGVATFKNATDVLATAIAMPSDSFMLETDSPYLAPMPHRGKRNEPAYVRHVAEHLAQHRGVSLEQLASETEATTSAFFRFRA, encoded by the coding sequence GTGCTCACTGATTCCCACTGCCACCTCGCCAGTCATCGCTTTGACCCGGCCGAAGTCCCCGATCTCATCGCCAGAGCCAAGGCCAATGGCGTGAACCGCCTCGTCAGCCTCGTCACCGGCCTCGATGACCTAGACGCAAACCTCGCGATCGCCGCCGCCCATCCCGAAGTCTCGATCTGCATCGGCTTCCACCCTTGCGAGGTCCACGAGGCACCCGATGACGGCATTGATCGCCTGCGCGCCCATGCTTCCGACCCACGCGTCTGCGGCATCGGCGAAACCGGCCTCGATTACTATCACCCCGCTCCCGAAGGCTGGACCGAGGAAAACTTCCGCGAGCGTCAGCGGATCTTCCTCGATGCCCACTTCCAGCTCGCCGCCGAAGCGGGATTGAACGTCGTCATCCACACCCGCGACACCAAAGGCGACGCCTCATTCCAAGACGCACTCGCCATCTATCGGCGCCATTCGTCGAAGGTTCGCGCCGTCTTCCACTGCTTCATCGGCCCCGAAGCAAGCGCTCGCGAAGTGATCGCACTCGGTGGCCTCGTCTCCTTCGGCGGAGTTGCTACCTTCAAGAACGCCACCGACGTACTCGCCACTGCGATCGCGATGCCATCAGACAGCTTCATGCTAGAAACGGATTCACCTTACCTTGCACCAATGCCACATCGTGGTAAACGTAATGAACCCGCATACGTCCGGCATGTCGCCGAACATCTCGCACAGCATCGTGGAGTATCGCTTGAGCAACTCGCTTCAGAAACGGAAGCCACCACATCGGCCTTCTTCCGCTTCCGCGCCTGA
- a CDS encoding LysM peptidoglycan-binding domain-containing protein gives MSTVRYLALATAALSLASCSLFKKGDENYDTVNGNNPSDTSNPYGVPGDNSAEAVPYQQVNPPADANPTYGQAAYEDHGSTTPAPAAPAGSLAHASPAPSGAGTSHVVVKGDTLGAIARKYGTTSAAIKQANGMTSDTVVLGKKLVIPGASGAAPVKATPASAPKATPAAPAGSGKVYVVVKGDSLSKIAAKHGTTSEAIKKANGMKSDTVVLGSKLRIP, from the coding sequence ATGAGCACCGTCCGATACCTTGCCCTGGCCACCGCCGCTCTCTCTCTCGCCTCTTGCTCGCTCTTCAAGAAGGGCGACGAGAACTACGACACCGTCAACGGCAACAACCCGTCCGACACCTCCAATCCCTACGGCGTACCCGGCGACAACTCGGCCGAAGCGGTGCCCTACCAACAGGTGAATCCACCCGCGGATGCCAACCCGACCTATGGCCAGGCCGCGTATGAAGACCACGGCTCCACCACACCGGCACCCGCCGCCCCCGCCGGATCTCTTGCTCATGCATCACCCGCACCTTCCGGTGCCGGCACCAGCCACGTCGTGGTGAAGGGCGACACGCTCGGTGCCATCGCCCGCAAATACGGCACCACCTCTGCCGCCATCAAGCAGGCCAACGGCATGACCAGTGACACCGTCGTGCTCGGCAAGAAGCTAGTGATTCCCGGCGCATCCGGTGCCGCTCCCGTGAAAGCCACTCCCGCATCCGCACCGAAGGCCACCCCTGCCGCTCCCGCTGGCAGTGGCAAGGTCTACGTCGTCGTCAAAGGAGACTCCCTCAGCAAGATCGCCGCCAAGCACGGCACCACCTCCGAGGCCATCAAGAAGGCCAACGGCATGAAGTCCGATACCGTCGTCCTCGGCAGCAAGCTCCGCATCCCTTGA
- a CDS encoding TlpA family protein disulfide reductase: MFSSGTTSSLAALLLLAATTCFAQAPKAKGGAEEDPYASMPPKRAALERMLTERGTPETFEATVKKAREQGIVDQAILEARFLYHVDRREDDKIAAMLPEFLKRKDEFKLEQSEIFAVKEDWLAVVEYVQALADLRKNDRDGFKKHITEAFWLSPRQASAFAPHIDRLRMEEAMSTVKIDSSLKLSSQLAKDPVELGTLMRDHKALLLHFWSPTSHESEESMPDFKVTATELEKHKVAVASILVESNPEVMKDAKIILKDLGDKPPGAWLLDSEKDSLQRLLRVQNLPTVVLVSPEGSILFNGHPSEDELWEALSKLAPDVKRPAIDEH, encoded by the coding sequence ATGTTTTCCTCCGGCACCACCTCGTCGCTCGCCGCGCTGCTCCTGCTCGCGGCGACGACCTGCTTCGCTCAGGCACCGAAGGCGAAAGGCGGAGCGGAGGAAGACCCCTACGCCTCGATGCCGCCGAAGCGCGCCGCCCTGGAGCGCATGCTCACCGAGCGCGGCACGCCGGAGACCTTCGAGGCGACCGTGAAGAAAGCGCGCGAGCAAGGAATCGTCGACCAGGCCATTCTCGAAGCGCGCTTTCTCTACCACGTCGACCGCCGCGAGGACGACAAGATCGCCGCGATGCTGCCGGAATTCCTCAAGCGCAAGGACGAGTTCAAGCTCGAGCAGTCGGAAATCTTCGCCGTGAAGGAAGACTGGCTCGCCGTCGTGGAATACGTCCAGGCCCTCGCCGACCTCCGGAAGAACGACCGCGACGGCTTCAAGAAGCACATCACCGAGGCTTTTTGGCTCAGCCCGCGGCAGGCGAGCGCCTTCGCACCGCACATCGATCGCCTCCGCATGGAGGAAGCGATGAGCACCGTGAAGATCGATAGCTCGCTCAAATTGTCGTCGCAGCTCGCAAAGGATCCGGTGGAACTCGGCACCCTCATGCGCGATCACAAGGCGCTGCTGCTCCACTTCTGGTCACCCACGAGCCACGAAAGCGAGGAGAGCATGCCGGATTTCAAGGTCACCGCCACCGAGCTGGAAAAACACAAGGTGGCCGTCGCTTCCATTCTCGTGGAATCCAATCCGGAGGTAATGAAGGACGCCAAGATTATCCTCAAGGACCTCGGCGACAAGCCACCGGGCGCGTGGTTGTTGGATTCCGAAAAGGATTCACTGCAGCGTCTGCTGCGCGTTCAGAACCTTCCCACGGTGGTTCTCGTTTCTCCTGAAGGCAGCATTCTCTTCAATGGACACCCCTCGGAAGACGAACTGTGGGAAGCGTTATCGAAGCTCGCACCCGATGTAAAACGACCGGCAATCGATGAACATTGA
- a CDS encoding BlaI/MecI/CopY family transcriptional regulator, with product MARATHPSNLELQALSVLWHEGPSTVSAVLESLPDGKDRAYTTVLSVLQSLERKKLVKRVRDGRAHVYEAAFSQDVIVRRAAHDFLTNAFGGRLGEAILALLSAGTLTPEEKTNIERELKRHKAMAAKKTAKKAAKKVAKKAPAKKAAAKKVAKKAPAKKAAKKAAKKAPAKKVAKKAAKKPAKSAKKAAKKAAKKTVAKKVAKKAAKKAPAKKAAKKVAKKAAKSAKKAAPAKKAAKKVAKKAAKKA from the coding sequence ATGGCACGAGCAACCCACCCCTCCAACCTCGAGCTCCAAGCATTGTCTGTCTTGTGGCATGAGGGTCCATCTACGGTAAGCGCCGTACTTGAAAGTCTTCCTGATGGAAAGGACCGGGCTTACACGACAGTGCTGTCGGTGTTGCAAAGCCTCGAGCGCAAGAAGCTGGTCAAGCGTGTGCGCGATGGTCGCGCTCATGTCTATGAGGCCGCGTTCTCCCAGGACGTTATCGTCCGTCGTGCAGCGCACGATTTTCTTACCAACGCTTTTGGGGGCCGTCTCGGTGAGGCGATCCTCGCACTACTCTCCGCCGGGACTTTGACCCCGGAAGAGAAAACAAACATCGAACGCGAACTCAAACGACACAAAGCCATGGCTGCAAAGAAAACAGCAAAGAAGGCGGCCAAGAAGGTCGCCAAGAAGGCCCCCGCTAAGAAAGCTGCCGCCAAGAAGGTAGCGAAGAAGGCTCCGGCCAAGAAGGCTGCCAAGAAGGCCGCTAAGAAGGCTCCGGCGAAGAAGGTTGCCAAGAAGGCCGCCAAGAAACCCGCGAAGTCTGCCAAGAAAGCCGCCAAGAAAGCCGCCAAGAAAACCGTAGCGAAGAAGGTCGCCAAGAAGGCTGCCAAGAAGGCTCCGGCGAAGAAGGCTGCTAAGAAGGTTGCAAAGAAGGCCGCCAAGTCCGCCAAGAAAGCCGCTCCGGCCAAGAAGGCTGCCAAGAAGGTCGCCAAGAAGGCTGCGAAGAAGGCCTAA
- a CDS encoding transglutaminase family protein, whose amino-acid sequence MTAASDTSPERLALLLRLLDDESPPVRASVEAALSAYDGDVSELLVGLHAELGEPELELLSLMLLPARRERLRREWIVPAGGAGAVQDDWDQLEALLRSLSDYLHDGVTMRQPLGDALDLLSEELEDIAAQEGAAGLNKALFESNRFKANFREEDDPDNYDLAHTLAGNPSNAFGLGLVFLFVARRLDIDVEGINLPQSFLCRFHDEGQVVLTEPAMKGRAITSEELAHRIRRYPREIRALAARPATPGELLVRVVEELATSWSVRGETEDAELMEELLATLVKAPF is encoded by the coding sequence GTGACCGCCGCTTCCGATACTTCACCGGAGCGCCTCGCCCTGCTACTGAGGCTGCTCGATGACGAGTCCCCGCCAGTGCGGGCGTCCGTGGAAGCCGCGCTCTCCGCCTACGATGGCGATGTCAGCGAGCTGCTCGTCGGATTGCATGCCGAACTCGGCGAACCCGAGCTGGAATTGCTCTCGCTGATGCTCCTCCCCGCCCGCCGCGAGCGCCTGCGCCGCGAATGGATCGTGCCCGCAGGTGGGGCCGGAGCGGTACAGGATGACTGGGACCAGCTGGAAGCGCTCCTCCGCTCGCTATCCGACTATCTTCACGACGGTGTCACCATGCGACAACCGCTCGGTGATGCGCTCGATCTGCTTTCGGAAGAACTCGAGGATATCGCCGCCCAGGAAGGAGCCGCAGGCCTGAACAAGGCGCTATTTGAAAGCAACCGCTTCAAGGCAAACTTCCGCGAAGAAGACGATCCGGACAATTACGACCTCGCCCATACCCTCGCGGGAAATCCGTCGAACGCCTTTGGTCTCGGACTCGTATTCCTGTTTGTCGCCCGCCGGCTCGATATCGATGTCGAAGGCATCAATCTCCCCCAATCCTTTCTCTGCCGGTTTCACGACGAGGGACAAGTCGTCCTCACCGAGCCCGCAATGAAAGGTCGCGCGATCACCAGCGAGGAACTCGCGCATCGTATCCGGCGCTATCCTCGCGAAATCCGTGCGCTGGCCGCACGTCCCGCCACCCCGGGTGAATTGCTCGTGCGCGTGGTGGAGGAACTCGCGACCTCATGGTCGGTGCGCGGCGAAACGGAAGACGCCGAGCTCATGGAAGAGCTCCTGGCCACACTGGTGAAGGCGCCGTTCTGA
- a CDS encoding DUF6600 domain-containing protein, with protein MKPRRLIWASSALCLLIASCDKNKSTSAAAPSGNEKSDSLAADRAALEDERMELERHKLEEERAALDEEKAALEAEREARLADREQDADQRDLTLEERQRALADREIDLRDREGELADREAGLSDRELERAGQDSLDDWEPEPVADYQEPVADYGTFYEDLQPYGSWVETPTYGYVYQPTICVQDTSWRPYTRGRWACTNRGWAWVSDEPFGWACFHYGRWTLINGRGWVWVPGDEWAPSWVCWREGGDCVGWAPLPPETLCYRGHGWGKDVEGDFGIGHGCFTFVHCKNMADPIWRHCLPINQNGILINQTTNITNIHVDHDRVVSGGPRFEKLRQLIGRPWPLYQLDTDRFQGLRDLAHRNAELRGNRLTVFAPSMNTRWNAELKPQRVTAKWDNVKVERAESGIKPEWTDRFREAREKQKEQAVAWKRDNAGSEDMKKQLQANREKVMEAQKTYQAKQQELIEARREKLTEKLTEKREQQQASKEKTLPGMANRQPAKPDKTTQEAPTGTDKPTLAERQRELAERVRGNRGQQGQGEGVAQAEAPRATPDRTARPDNTPLPEGMTRNGRDRQPQLQKQEQPLQRGQGNDGAVAQDNNRRQQLEDARAQQQEQVRQRQEENRQRQEEARQNQEKSRTDAEEGTRRQQMEEARRQQQEAAREKADQARQQQDERQRQMEENRQRQQEQARDQQEQARRQAEENGRRQQQEQMQRQQQEQARQQQEERARAQQEERARQQEQARQQQEERAREQQERARQQEEQRARQQEEMQRRQEEARQRQEENARQQEQARQQQEQARQQQEQARQQQQEESRRQQEESRRQQEESRRQDDERNRKQQEESQRQRGGR; from the coding sequence ATGAAACCCCGCCGTTTGATCTGGGCGTCCTCCGCCCTGTGCCTCCTGATCGCTTCCTGCGACAAAAACAAATCCACGTCAGCCGCTGCGCCCAGTGGCAACGAGAAGAGCGATTCGCTCGCTGCCGACCGCGCCGCCCTGGAAGACGAGCGGATGGAGCTGGAGCGACACAAACTGGAAGAGGAACGTGCGGCGCTGGACGAGGAGAAGGCCGCGCTTGAAGCAGAGCGTGAGGCGCGGCTGGCCGACCGGGAGCAAGATGCGGATCAGCGTGACCTGACACTTGAGGAACGGCAGCGGGCCTTGGCGGATCGTGAAATCGATCTGCGCGACCGGGAAGGAGAGCTGGCCGATCGTGAGGCGGGCCTCAGTGATCGTGAGCTCGAACGCGCCGGCCAGGATTCGCTCGATGATTGGGAGCCGGAGCCGGTAGCGGACTACCAAGAGCCGGTCGCCGACTACGGAACCTTTTACGAAGATCTCCAGCCTTACGGATCGTGGGTCGAGACGCCGACCTATGGCTACGTGTATCAGCCGACCATCTGCGTGCAGGACACTTCATGGCGTCCGTATACCCGTGGGCGCTGGGCATGCACGAATCGCGGCTGGGCGTGGGTCTCGGATGAGCCTTTCGGCTGGGCATGCTTCCACTATGGACGCTGGACGCTGATCAATGGTCGCGGCTGGGTGTGGGTGCCGGGCGACGAGTGGGCTCCTTCGTGGGTGTGCTGGCGCGAGGGCGGGGACTGCGTTGGCTGGGCTCCGTTGCCGCCTGAGACGCTGTGCTATCGCGGCCATGGCTGGGGTAAAGATGTCGAGGGGGACTTCGGGATCGGGCATGGATGTTTCACGTTCGTCCACTGCAAGAACATGGCGGATCCGATCTGGCGGCATTGTCTGCCGATCAATCAAAACGGCATTCTCATCAATCAGACGACCAACATCACCAACATCCACGTCGATCATGATCGTGTCGTGAGTGGTGGGCCGCGCTTTGAGAAGCTGCGCCAACTCATTGGCAGGCCGTGGCCGCTTTATCAGCTCGATACCGATCGTTTCCAAGGGCTGCGCGATCTCGCTCATCGCAACGCGGAGCTTCGCGGCAATCGCCTGACGGTTTTCGCGCCCAGCATGAACACGCGCTGGAATGCCGAGCTCAAGCCGCAGCGGGTGACCGCGAAGTGGGATAACGTGAAGGTCGAGCGCGCCGAGAGCGGCATCAAGCCGGAGTGGACCGATCGTTTCCGTGAAGCACGTGAGAAGCAGAAAGAGCAAGCGGTGGCGTGGAAGCGCGACAACGCCGGCAGTGAGGACATGAAGAAGCAGCTTCAGGCCAACCGTGAGAAGGTGATGGAAGCGCAGAAGACCTACCAAGCCAAGCAGCAGGAGCTCATCGAAGCCCGCCGCGAAAAGCTCACCGAGAAACTCACTGAGAAGCGCGAGCAGCAGCAGGCATCGAAGGAAAAGACGCTTCCGGGGATGGCAAACCGGCAGCCCGCCAAGCCGGACAAGACCACCCAAGAAGCTCCCACTGGAACGGACAAGCCGACGCTTGCCGAGCGCCAGCGTGAGTTGGCGGAGCGGGTGCGTGGCAATCGTGGCCAACAAGGCCAAGGCGAAGGCGTAGCTCAGGCTGAAGCACCGCGTGCCACTCCGGATCGCACTGCGCGTCCCGATAACACTCCTCTGCCTGAGGGCATGACCCGCAATGGTCGTGACCGCCAGCCGCAGTTGCAGAAGCAAGAGCAGCCACTCCAGCGAGGACAGGGCAACGATGGTGCGGTGGCGCAGGACAATAACCGTCGCCAGCAGCTCGAAGACGCCCGCGCCCAACAGCAGGAACAGGTGAGGCAGCGGCAGGAAGAAAACCGCCAACGCCAGGAAGAGGCACGGCAGAATCAAGAGAAGTCGCGCACTGATGCGGAAGAGGGGACTCGCCGCCAGCAGATGGAAGAAGCGCGACGCCAGCAACAGGAAGCGGCTCGCGAGAAAGCCGACCAGGCACGGCAGCAACAAGACGAGCGGCAGCGCCAGATGGAGGAGAATCGCCAGCGCCAGCAGGAGCAGGCACGTGATCAGCAGGAGCAAGCGCGCCGCCAGGCTGAGGAAAACGGCCGTCGCCAGCAGCAGGAACAAATGCAGCGCCAGCAGCAGGAGCAAGCGCGCCAACAACAAGAAGAGAGAGCGCGCGCTCAGCAGGAAGAACGAGCACGGCAACAAGAGCAGGCGCGCCAACAGCAGGAAGAACGCGCGCGTGAGCAGCAGGAGCGTGCGCGCCAGCAAGAGGAACAACGTGCCCGCCAGCAGGAAGAAATGCAGCGTCGTCAGGAGGAAGCCCGCCAGCGACAGGAGGAGAACGCCCGGCAACAAGAGCAAGCTCGCCAGCAGCAGGAACAAGCCCGCCAACAACAAGAGCAGGCTCGCCAACAGCAGCAGGAAGAGTCGCGTCGCCAACAGGAGGAATCCCGCCGACAGCAGGAAGAGTCACGCCGGCAAGACGATGAGCGGAACCGGAAGCAACAGGAGGAAAGCCAGCGTCAGCGTGGTGGACGCTAG
- a CDS encoding helix-turn-helix transcriptional regulator — protein MFVPGFRELVKEGWVKILDELKISGGLPVPELSRRLGGSYMGMKDQCDRLVKLGYLERWRLPRQEVGRPEIMYRLAPKSEAMFPQAGVSLSLELLEAARTLFGDAAPERLLMQYFTQLRERWRPKLSKAKSMVERATLLSGLREKEGCFGRCKYDPARGFRIEEYHHPLQPVFLAFPGAITLEVRMMEELLGTRITRKEVPGGRGGPARIDYEVATLGVREGA, from the coding sequence ATGTTCGTTCCGGGTTTCCGCGAGTTGGTCAAAGAGGGGTGGGTCAAAATCCTGGATGAACTGAAGATCTCCGGCGGCCTGCCGGTGCCGGAATTGAGCCGGCGGCTGGGCGGGAGTTACATGGGCATGAAGGACCAGTGCGACCGGCTGGTGAAGCTGGGCTACCTCGAGAGGTGGCGGCTGCCGCGGCAGGAGGTGGGGCGGCCGGAAATCATGTACCGGCTGGCTCCGAAGTCGGAGGCGATGTTTCCGCAGGCGGGGGTGTCGCTGTCGCTGGAATTGCTGGAAGCGGCGCGGACCTTGTTCGGCGATGCGGCGCCAGAGCGGTTGCTGATGCAGTATTTCACCCAACTGCGGGAGCGCTGGCGGCCGAAGCTGAGCAAGGCGAAGTCGATGGTGGAGCGGGCGACCTTGCTCTCGGGGCTGCGGGAGAAGGAAGGCTGCTTCGGGCGCTGCAAGTACGACCCGGCGCGCGGCTTCCGGATCGAGGAATACCACCATCCGCTGCAGCCGGTGTTCCTGGCGTTTCCCGGTGCGATCACCCTGGAGGTGCGGATGATGGAGGAACTGCTGGGCACGCGGATCACCCGGAAGGAAGTGCCCGGCGGGCGCGGCGGTCCGGCGCGGATCGACTACGAGGTCGCGACTTTGGGAGTGCGGGAGGGCGCTTGA
- a CDS encoding phosphotransferase enzyme family protein, whose product MHDVRQIAGLFDMRADFVDAQPYGSGHINDTYCAWYDQAGIRIRYIHQRINHLIFKDPASLMENIDRVTAHSLARLLDQNHPEARRRTLSVILSTDGKPYVVDREGNFWRTYPFIERARGYDEIRTNLQAEQAAKAFGEFQKLAADLGGKRLNETIPNFHHTPKRLQALQDAIAADSFGRVRNCQAEIEFALSRATDCRKVTDLIAAGVIPERVTHNDTKLNNVLLDDVTSEGVCVIDLDTTMPGSVLYDFGDMVRTATPTTREDETDLSLIGIRLDRFDALVRGYLDSAASFLNRAEIDHLAFSGKLLTLECGIRFLTDYLQGDTYFKTKRPGHNLDRCRSQFAMVKAIEENLERMEEMVQVAAGSLKIVAAA is encoded by the coding sequence ATGCATGATGTCCGTCAGATCGCCGGCCTCTTTGACATGAGAGCCGACTTCGTCGATGCCCAGCCGTATGGCTCCGGGCACATCAACGACACGTATTGCGCGTGGTATGATCAGGCGGGCATTCGCATTCGCTACATCCACCAGCGGATCAATCATCTCATCTTCAAGGATCCCGCGAGTCTGATGGAAAACATCGACCGGGTCACCGCGCACTCGCTCGCACGGCTTCTCGATCAAAATCATCCCGAAGCTCGCCGCCGCACCCTCAGCGTCATCCTCTCAACCGATGGCAAGCCATACGTAGTGGATCGCGAGGGCAACTTCTGGCGCACCTACCCCTTCATCGAGCGCGCCCGCGGCTACGATGAAATCCGTACCAATCTCCAGGCCGAGCAAGCAGCCAAGGCTTTCGGCGAATTCCAGAAGCTCGCCGCAGACCTCGGTGGCAAGCGCTTGAACGAGACCATCCCGAATTTCCACCACACCCCGAAGCGCCTTCAAGCCCTTCAGGACGCCATTGCCGCCGACAGCTTCGGCCGCGTTCGCAATTGCCAGGCGGAAATCGAATTCGCGCTCTCCCGCGCTACCGATTGCCGCAAGGTCACCGACCTCATCGCCGCTGGCGTCATCCCCGAGCGCGTCACCCACAATGACACCAAGCTCAATAACGTCCTCCTCGACGACGTGACCTCGGAAGGCGTGTGCGTCATCGACCTCGACACCACCATGCCCGGCTCGGTGCTCTACGACTTCGGCGACATGGTCCGCACCGCCACTCCGACCACCCGCGAAGACGAAACCGACCTTTCACTCATCGGCATCCGCCTCGATCGCTTCGACGCACTGGTCCGCGGCTACCTCGACAGCGCCGCCTCTTTCCTCAATCGCGCCGAAATCGATCACCTCGCCTTCTCCGGCAAGCTGCTAACGCTCGAGTGCGGCATCCGCTTCCTCACCGACTACCTGCAAGGCGACACCTACTTCAAAACCAAGCGCCCCGGCCACAACCTCGACCGTTGCCGCTCGCAGTTCGCGATGGTGAAAGCGATCGAGGAAAATCTCGAACGCATGGAAGAAATGGTGCAAGTCGCTGCTGGCAGCCTCAAGATCGTGGCTGCCGCCTAA